A window of Plasmodium malariae genome assembly, chromosome: 5 contains these coding sequences:
- the PmUG01_05013300 gene encoding fam-l protein, which produces MNILFLVKIATFILFIWISKIKSDLREFNKILCENYKLSRKMDIRAHRLMAKYTQDKGLNIVGLKEELPCYGKNEKKNICKNEKKNKEKKKQSKENLLNKEGIHKQDKKNNFFIFETKKYSHLEKKIFKELDYENFIKNNRTIRGKLYKNIILKKYGLRLSVPLSLFLSLTISLILDLFVGCGFINGLRLFLRVYAPGFWKSLPEKIYNFLGNSLAETLKPLWTYKSWVGSKIETKVYVSTGLFGFIIYFLPFIILGFILIFWIIYYHKKVKKYEKIKFRKR; this is translated from the exons atgaatatattgtttttagtTAAAATTGCTACTTTTATCCTTTTCATTTGGATAAGTAAAATCAAGAGTGATCTG agagagtttaacaaaatattgtGTGAGAACTACAAACTTAGTAGAAAAATGGATATAAGAGCCCATCGATTAATGGCAAAATATACGCAAGATAAGGGCTTAAATATTGTAGGATTAAAGGAAGAGTTACCATGTTAtggaaaaaacgaaaaaaaaaatatttgtaagaatgaaaaaaagaacaaagaaaaaaagaaacaatcaaaggaaaatttattaaataaagagGGAATTCATAAACaagataagaaaaataacttttttattttcgaaacaaaaaaatattcccatttagaaaaaaaaatattcaaagaacttgACTATgagaattttattaaaaataacaggACTATTAGAGGTAAGTTGTACAAAAAcataatacttaaaaaatatggactGCGTTTGTCTGTACCTCTGTCACTGTTTTTGTCCTTAACAATATCCCTTATATTAGATTTATTTGTGGGTTGTGGTTTTATAAATGGGTTGCGCTTGTTTTTGAGAGTATACGCTCCAGGTTTTTGGAAATCTTTAccagaaaaaatatataactttcTGGGTAATTCTTTGGCGGAAACTTTAAAGCCTCTCTGGACATATAAATCATGGGTAGGGAGTAAAATTGAAACGAAGGTCTATGTATCAACGGGTTTATTtggttttataatatatttcttacctttcattatattaggtttcatattaatattctggattatttattatcataaaaaggttaaaaaatatgaaaaaattaagttcagAAAAAGGTAA
- the PmUG01_05013400 gene encoding fam-m protein, producing MFSLLLQIEFSKFLYESYNLGRKLDTRNYRLLAKYKENKDSYYTELKENIQYNNNYTQKNLSNCEKVFNVREKQSNRSLLNKAKYYTEVMDYNNGIFDGKYFHFKKRWIRKKDYDNFLEKNRRIGDISLKKIKFKSYGFGVFIFFIFFLLGIGIPSLHGFDSLNITWDKINEHPFWGYFKNPIEKMVPESIAPYIHIISFSILMFIISVILIVAIYKILRNNEKYKNIKLIYE from the coding sequence atgttttctttGCTTCTTCAGATTGAATTTAGCAAGTTTTTGTATGAGAGCTATAATCTTGGTAGAAAATTGGATACAAGGAATTATAGATTACTAGCAAAGTATAAAGAGAATAAGGATTCATATTATAcagaattaaaagaaaatatacaatataataataattacacacaaaaaaatttatctaaTTGTGAAAAAGTGTTCAACGTAAGAGAAAAACAATCCAATAgaagtttattaaataaggcGAAATACTATACAGAAGTCAtggattataataatggaatttttgatggaaaatatttccattttaaaaaacgatggatcagaaaaaaagattatgacAATTTTCTTGAGAAAAACAGGAGAATTGGagatatttctttaaaaaaaataaaatttaaaagttaCGGTTTTGgagtttttatattttttatttttttcttgttggGAATAGGAATACCCTCATTACACGGTTTTGATTCTTTGAATATTACTTGGGACAAAATTAATGAACATCCATTCTGGGGATATTTCAAAAATCCTATAGAAAAGATGGTGCCAGAATCTATAGCTCcctatattcatataatatcgTTTAGCATCCTTATGTTTATAATATCAGTTATACTCATAGTAGCGATTTATAAAAtcttaagaaataatgaaaaatacaaaaatattaagttaatatatgagtaa
- the PmUG01_05013500 gene encoding PIR protein: MSSVLQKIFIESLPSKVYYRTNFESNFDYCSPFNENNNFKEKRAGLNNYEKIKSIEDKLTKTLCHVAFTDDGVKCKEQCRFLYYWLGNELLLSNIEEKSFSEVIEILSNVSNVLYQRYKCNCTFFKGISKENFEKMKIVYDYCNDHDSIESTLKEYNNMCDSEFNTYLVKAETTYNEIYNCAKTYFASYCVQLKSYIPSCFENKLSPLTCKIMEVSPEDQGSIRYGTTNIDPEYVIKGYTFSSSQILLFFVLPFIGIFFIGIFLYKFTPIVSWINTKVLKNKSIRRNLDYMDTLELTQHTYEERKSNLGRRQLNVAYHAA, encoded by the exons atgtcCAGTGTTCTGCAG aaaatttttatagaatCACTACCATCAAAAGTGTATTATAGAACAAATTTTGAGTCAAATTTCGATTATTGCTCACcgtttaatgaaaataataactttaaagaaaaaagagctgggttaaataattatgaaaaaataaaaagtattgaAGATAAGCTTACGAAGACTTTATGTCATGTAGCTTTTACTGATGATGGCGTTAAGTGTAAAGAACAATGCCGTTTTTTGTACTATTGGTTAGGcaatgaattattattaagtaACATAGAGGAAAAATCATTTTCAGAAGTTATTGAAATACTTAGTAATGTTTCAAATGTTCTTTATCAGCGTTATAAATGCAattgtactttttttaaaggtaTTAGTAAGGagaattttgaaaaaatgaagattgTGTATGATTATTGTAATGATCATGATAGCATTGAGAGTACActtaaagaatataataatatgtgtGACAGTGAATTTAATACTTATCTTGTTAAAGCTGAAACTActtataatgaaatatacaaCTGTGCAAAAACATATTTTGCATCATATTGTGTACAACTTAAATCATATATTCCTAGTTGTTTTGAAAACAAGTTATCTCCTTTGACATGTAAAATAATGGAAGTGTCCCCAGAAGATCAAGGTTCAATCCGTTATGGCACTACTAATATTGATCCAGAATATGTAATTAAAGGATATACCTTTAGTTCATCTCAAATTCTCCTGTTTTTTGTCCTACCATTTATTGGCATTTTCTTCATTGGAATATTCCTATATAaa TTTACTCCAATTGTATCATGGATAAATACTAAAGTATTAAAGAATAAATCAATTAGGCGTAATTTGGATTATATGGATACACTAGAATTAACACAACACACATATGAAGAAAGAAAATCAAATTTAGGTAGAAGACAACTAAATGTAGCATACCATGCCGCATGA